The Macaca fascicularis isolate 582-1 chromosome 1, T2T-MFA8v1.1 genome includes a window with the following:
- the GPR61 gene encoding G-protein coupled receptor 61 — MESSPIPQSSGNSSTLGRVPQTPGPSTASGVPEVGLRDVASESVALFFMLLLDLTAVAGNAAVMAVIAKTPALRKFVFVFHLCLVDLLAALTLMPLAMLSSSALFDHALFGEVACRLYLFLSVCFVSLAILSVSAINVERYYYVVHPMRYEVRMTLGLVASVLVGVWVKALAMASVPVLGRVTWEEGAPSVPPGCSLQWSHSAYCQLFVVVFAVLYFLLPLLLILVVYCSMFRVARVAAMQHGPLPTWMETPRQRSESLSSRSTMVTSSGAPQTTPHRTFGGGKAAVVLLAVGGQFLLCWLPYFSFHLYVALSAQPISTGQVESVVTWIGYFCFTSNPFFYGCLNRQIRGELSKQFVCFFKPAPEEELRLPSREGSIEENFLQFLQGTGCASESWVSRPLPSPKQEPPAVDFRIPGQIAEETSEFLEQQLTSDIIMSDSYLRPAPSPRLES, encoded by the coding sequence ATGGAGTCCTCACCCATCCCCCAGTCATCAGGGAACTCTTCGACTTTGGGGAGGGTCCCTCAAACCCCAGGTCCCTCTACTGCCAGTGGGGTCCCGGAGGTGGGGCTGCGGGATGTCGCTTCGGAATCTGTGGCCCTCTTCTTCATGCTCCTGCTGGACTTGACTGCTGTGGCTGGCAATGCCGCTGTGATGGCCGTGATTGCCAAGACGCCCGCCCTCCGAAAATTTGTCTTTGTCTTCCACCTCTGCCTGGTGGACCTGCTGGCTGCCCTGACCCTCATGCCCCTGGCCATGCTCTCCAGCTCCGCCCTCTTTGACCACGCCCTCTTTGGGGAGGTGGCCTGCCGCCTCTACTTGTTCCTGAGCGTGTGCTTTGTCAGCCTGGCCATCCTCTCAGTGTCGGCCATCAATGTGGAGCGCTACTATTACGTGGTCCACCCCATGCGCTACGAGGTGCGCATGACGCTGGGGCTGGTAGCCTCTGTgttggtgggtgtgtgggtgaaGGCCTTGGCTATGGCTTCTGTGCCAGTGTTGGGAAGGGTCACCTGGGAGGAAGGAGCTCCCAGTGTCCCCCCAGGCTGTTCACTCCAATGGAGCCACAGTGCCTACTGCCAGCTTTTTGTGGTGGTCTTTGCTGTCCTTTACTTCCTGCTGCCCCTGCTCCTTATCCTTGTGGTCTACTGCAGCATGTTCCGAGTGGCCCGCGTGGCTGCCATGCAGCACGGGCCGCTGCCCACGTGGATGGAGACACCCCGGCAACGCTCTGAATCTCTCAGCAGCCGCTCCACGATGGTCACCAGCTCGGGGGCCCCCCAGACCACTCCACACCGGACGTTTGGGGGAGGGAAAGCAGCAGTGGTTCTCCTGGCTGTGGGGGGACAGTTCCTGCTCTGTTGGTTGCCCTACTTCTCTTTCCACCTCTACGTTGCCCTGAGTGCTCAGCCCATTTCAACTGGGCAGGTGGAGAGTGTGGTGACCTGGATCGGCTACTTTTGCTTCACTTCCAACCCTTTCTTCTATGGATGTCTCAACCGGCAGATCCGGGGGGAGCTCAGCAAGCAGTTTGTCTGCTTCTTCAAGCCAGCTCCAGAGGAGGAGCTGAGGCTACCTAGCCGGGAGGGCTCCATTGAGGAGAATTTCCTGCAGTTCCTTCAGGGGACTGGCTGTGCCTCTGAGTCCTGGGTTTCCCGACCCTTACCCAGCCCCAAGCAGGAGCCTCCTGCTGTTGACTTTCGAATCCCAGGCCAGATAGCTGAGGAGACCTCTGAGTTCCTGGAGCAGCAACTCACCAGCGACATCATCATGTCAGACAGCTACCTCCGTCCTGCCCCCTCACCCCGGCTGGAGTCATGA